In Hymenobacter sublimis, a single genomic region encodes these proteins:
- a CDS encoding recombinase family protein, protein MPDYVAYYRVSTARQGQSGLGLEAQQAAVRTFLSFGEQIVAEFIEIESGRKNARPQLVAAMQAAKEAGAVLLVAKLDRLARNLAFLTALMESRVRFKAVDMPAADEFTIHVLGAVAEKEAKAISIRTKDALAAKKARGFQLGTPANLTAEARVKGQQQRQLNAQASLANRQATELARLYRSLQWDYRRIAAQLTASGYRTRRGCHFTAAGVRRLVLGISAATAPKQ, encoded by the coding sequence ATGCCCGACTACGTTGCCTACTACCGCGTGAGTACTGCCCGCCAGGGCCAGTCCGGTCTCGGCCTCGAAGCCCAGCAGGCAGCCGTGCGCACCTTCCTCTCCTTCGGCGAGCAGATCGTGGCGGAGTTTATCGAAATCGAGAGTGGCCGCAAAAATGCCCGGCCCCAATTGGTGGCGGCGATGCAGGCAGCCAAAGAGGCAGGGGCCGTGCTACTGGTGGCCAAGCTCGACCGCCTGGCCCGCAACCTAGCCTTCCTCACGGCCCTGATGGAAAGCCGGGTGCGCTTCAAGGCAGTCGATATGCCCGCCGCCGATGAGTTTACGATTCACGTACTCGGGGCCGTCGCCGAGAAAGAAGCCAAGGCCATTTCAATCCGCACGAAGGATGCGCTGGCGGCTAAGAAAGCGCGGGGCTTTCAGCTCGGGACCCCGGCCAACCTGACGGCTGAGGCGCGGGTCAAGGGACAGCAGCAACGCCAGCTGAATGCCCAGGCCAGCCTGGCTAACCGCCAAGCCACTGAGCTGGCCCGGCTCTACCGCAGCCTGCAGTGGGACTATCGGCGCATTGCCGCCCAGCTTACGGCCTCCGGTTACCGCACCCGCCGCGGGTGCCACTTCACCGCCGCCGGCGTGCGCCGGCTGGTGCTCGGGATCTCGGCAGCTACAGCACCTAAGCAGTAA
- the hsdR gene encoding EcoAI/FtnUII family type I restriction enzme subunit R, translated as MLSKTTLSERDICTKYITPAIENAGWNKFSQFLEEVSFTDGKIYVKGKLTARGKQKRADYILYYKPNIPIAIIEAKDNKHSVGAGMMQGLEYARILDIPFVFSSNGDGFLFHDRTAENGIIETELALEDFPSPAVLWARYKQVKGLTSPVATKLAEQEYYLDGSGRRPRYYQQIAINRTVEAIAKGQNRILLVMATGTGKTYTAFQIVHRLWKSGVKKRILFLADRNALIDQTRKGDFKHFKDKMHIVEKHQVEKSYEIYLALYQGLTGTEAERNIYKQFSPEFFDLIVVDECHRGSARDDSNWREILQYFHKATQIGLTATPRETTEISNSEYFGEPLYTYSLKQGINDGFLAPYRVVRIGTNIDLDGWRPEAGQTDIHGRPLEDRVYTTRDFDRTVVIKERTELVARKITEFLKGHNRLAKTIVFCVDIDHAERMRSALANESPDLVKADYRYVMRITGDNDLGKMQLENFINPEEKYPVIATTSELMTTGVDAQTCEVIVLDNNINSMTKFKQIIGRGTRINEEYGKLFFTILDFRQATNLFADSEFDGDPTRVKEVGEKDDLGVIEDEEEQATDDDQPILDDVTGQPVEFSTPEPPVPVVGEPKIRYPQGGGQGGTGGDKRQKFYVNGVDVTILLERELIFDEHGKPVTIKLTDYARQKVQEHFATLDEFLTTWQTSDRKAAILQELQDQGVPVEQLKDAVGRDVDLFDLLCHVAFDQPPLTRRERANNVRKRNYFTKYGAQARSVLEALTDKYADHGLDELDSLDLLSAPPFTGIGSRLEIVQQFGGKPQYLKAVQELETELYRTA; from the coding sequence ATGCTATCAAAAACTACCCTGTCTGAGCGTGACATCTGTACCAAATACATAACTCCAGCCATTGAAAACGCGGGCTGGAACAAGTTCAGTCAGTTTCTGGAAGAGGTGTCTTTTACGGATGGTAAAATCTATGTGAAGGGCAAGCTCACAGCTCGCGGTAAGCAGAAGCGGGCCGACTACATCTTGTACTATAAGCCTAACATTCCGATTGCCATCATTGAGGCCAAGGATAACAAGCATTCAGTAGGAGCTGGGATGATGCAGGGGCTGGAGTATGCCCGCATCCTGGATATTCCCTTCGTATTCAGCTCTAATGGTGACGGGTTTCTTTTCCACGACCGCACAGCAGAAAACGGTATAATAGAAACGGAGTTGGCTTTGGAGGATTTTCCGTCCCCGGCCGTGCTCTGGGCCCGATATAAGCAGGTCAAAGGCCTGACCTCGCCAGTGGCTACCAAGCTGGCCGAGCAGGAATACTACCTCGATGGCTCCGGCCGTCGGCCGCGCTACTATCAGCAGATTGCCATCAACCGCACCGTAGAAGCCATTGCCAAAGGTCAGAACCGCATTCTGCTGGTAATGGCCACAGGGACAGGCAAAACCTACACGGCCTTCCAGATTGTGCATCGGCTGTGGAAGTCCGGGGTGAAGAAGCGGATTCTGTTTCTGGCTGACCGCAACGCACTGATCGATCAGACCCGCAAGGGTGACTTCAAGCACTTCAAAGACAAGATGCACATCGTAGAGAAGCATCAGGTAGAGAAGAGCTACGAAATCTACCTGGCCCTCTATCAGGGTCTGACTGGCACGGAAGCAGAGCGCAATATCTACAAGCAATTTTCTCCCGAGTTCTTCGACCTAATTGTGGTGGACGAGTGCCACCGTGGCAGCGCCCGCGACGACAGCAACTGGCGCGAGATTCTGCAATACTTCCACAAAGCCACCCAGATTGGCCTGACTGCTACGCCCCGCGAAACCACCGAAATCAGCAACAGCGAGTATTTCGGGGAGCCGCTCTATACCTACTCCCTAAAGCAGGGCATCAACGACGGCTTTCTGGCTCCTTACCGCGTAGTCCGCATCGGCACCAACATCGACCTGGACGGCTGGCGGCCCGAAGCCGGACAAACCGACATTCACGGCCGGCCGCTGGAAGACCGGGTATATACCACCCGCGACTTCGACCGTACCGTCGTTATCAAGGAGCGGACCGAGCTGGTCGCCCGCAAAATCACGGAGTTTCTGAAGGGACATAATCGCCTGGCCAAGACCATTGTGTTCTGCGTGGACATTGACCATGCCGAGCGGATGCGCAGTGCCCTGGCTAACGAGAGCCCCGACCTGGTAAAGGCTGATTACCGCTACGTGATGCGCATCACCGGCGACAACGACCTGGGCAAGATGCAGCTCGAAAACTTCATCAACCCCGAGGAGAAGTATCCCGTCATTGCCACTACCTCCGAGCTGATGACTACGGGTGTGGATGCCCAGACCTGCGAGGTAATCGTGCTGGACAACAACATCAACTCGATGACCAAGTTCAAGCAGATCATCGGCCGCGGCACCCGCATCAATGAGGAATATGGCAAGCTGTTCTTTACCATTCTCGACTTCCGACAGGCTACCAATCTCTTCGCAGACTCTGAATTTGATGGTGACCCGACGCGGGTGAAGGAAGTAGGCGAAAAAGACGACTTAGGGGTAATTGAGGACGAAGAAGAGCAAGCCACGGATGATGACCAGCCCATCTTGGACGACGTAACCGGGCAACCTGTAGAGTTTTCTACCCCCGAGCCACCGGTACCGGTAGTGGGTGAGCCTAAAATCCGCTACCCGCAGGGCGGCGGGCAGGGTGGCACTGGCGGCGACAAGCGCCAAAAATTCTACGTGAACGGGGTGGACGTAACGATTCTGCTGGAGCGGGAGCTGATATTCGATGAGCACGGCAAGCCCGTCACTATCAAGCTCACCGACTATGCTCGCCAGAAAGTGCAGGAGCACTTCGCTACCCTCGATGAGTTTCTGACTACCTGGCAAACCTCCGACCGCAAGGCCGCCATTCTGCAGGAACTTCAGGACCAGGGCGTGCCCGTGGAACAGCTTAAGGATGCCGTGGGCCGCGACGTGGACCTGTTCGACCTGCTTTGCCACGTGGCCTTCGACCAGCCGCCGCTTACCCGCCGCGAGCGGGCCAACAACGTGCGCAAGCGCAATTACTTCACCAAGTATGGAGCCCAGGCCCGCAGCGTACTCGAAGCTTTAACGGATAAGTACGCCGACCACGGTCTCGACGAGCTCGACAGCCTGGACCTGCTCAGCGCCCCGCCCTTTACCGGCATCGGCTCCCGCCTCGAAATCGTGCAGCAGTTCGGGGGCAAGCCCCAGTACCTGAAAGCCGTGCAGGAGCTGGAAACTGAACTCTACCGTACGGCCTGA
- a CDS encoding DUF4268 domain-containing protein, whose translation MLPPTSPRYQLGTLKTVPLRTMWPHEALDFTQWLGQHENLALLCEELEISVENIRMEVASGRYNADIVAELSGSKKVVIIENQLETTDHKHLGQLLTYASAHDASVIIWNVSDYTEEHRQAIDWFNQHMPESISFFLVKVELWQIGDSLPAPKFNIICQPNNWAKTVVQASREEGSGPSDLKLLQQRFWNGFKEWTQQQRPQSQLRLGRTPRPQHWYTISFGTSKATISLTTNSRERRIGCELYIREDAALYDRLAADRAAIDQALGDQPEWMDLPDSVAFRIVKYHACSPLDETQWPTYFAWLHTQAEIFQRTFRNRF comes from the coding sequence ATGCTGCCTCCTACTTCGCCGCGCTACCAGTTAGGTACGCTCAAAACCGTGCCCCTGCGCACTATGTGGCCGCACGAGGCCCTCGACTTTACCCAGTGGCTGGGCCAGCACGAAAACCTGGCTCTGCTGTGTGAAGAGCTGGAAATATCGGTCGAGAACATTCGCATGGAAGTGGCCTCCGGACGCTACAATGCCGACATTGTGGCGGAGCTGAGTGGTAGCAAGAAGGTAGTCATTATTGAAAACCAGCTCGAAACTACCGACCATAAGCACCTGGGCCAGCTGCTGACCTATGCCTCGGCGCACGATGCCAGCGTGATTATCTGGAATGTAAGCGACTATACCGAGGAGCACCGCCAGGCCATCGACTGGTTCAACCAGCACATGCCCGAGAGCATCTCCTTTTTCCTGGTGAAAGTGGAGCTCTGGCAAATCGGCGACTCCCTGCCCGCGCCCAAGTTCAACATCATCTGTCAGCCCAATAACTGGGCAAAGACGGTGGTGCAGGCCAGCCGGGAAGAAGGCTCCGGGCCCTCTGACCTGAAGCTGCTGCAGCAACGCTTCTGGAACGGGTTCAAAGAGTGGACCCAGCAGCAGCGGCCCCAGTCGCAGCTGCGTCTGGGGCGCACGCCCCGCCCCCAGCACTGGTACACCATTTCCTTTGGCACTAGTAAGGCTACCATTTCACTGACCACCAACTCCCGCGAGCGACGCATTGGCTGCGAGCTGTACATCCGGGAAGATGCCGCGTTGTACGACCGGCTGGCCGCCGACCGCGCCGCCATTGACCAGGCCCTGGGCGACCAGCCCGAATGGATGGATCTGCCCGACAGCGTCGCTTTTCGCATCGTGAAATACCACGCCTGCTCCCCGCTGGATGAAACCCAGTGGCCTACCTATTTTGCCTGGCTGCACACCCAGGCCGAAATTTTTCAGCGGACCTTCCGCAACCGCTTCTAA
- a CDS encoding class I SAM-dependent DNA methyltransferase codes for MSNLSSLYKSIEKIMWTDTGLNGDAQRIEQFAWMLFFKIFSDKDKELEVMDDTYQSPIPAQYRWDAWAGNDEGMTGDELLAFIDRELFPTLRNLSFTSGNRRALIVREVFEGNNNYMKSGTNLRKVLNKLNEIDFNRAKDRHAFGDIYESILKGLQSAGKSGEFYTPRAVTQFICDTLAPKLGETVLDPACGTGGFLTAAVETLKAQTKTVADQQELQKVKGWEYKPLPFLLATTNLILHDVEVPNITFRDVLDQPLSAYSQKDRVDVVLANPPFGGVVANGNETNFPATFRTKESADLFLVLIMHLLKDGGRAGVVLPDGSLTGEGVKQRVRQKLLEDCNLHTIVRLPNSVFQPYATVATNLLFFTKGTPTKEIWYYQHRLPEGQKAYSKTKTIRREEFQPIEDWWHNRQESEVAWRVPVQTIIDNGYDLDIKNPSARPDEIEESSIKILERIDDEQNQIHAIVAQLKELIYEV; via the coding sequence ATGTCGAATCTTTCTTCCCTCTATAAGTCCATTGAGAAAATCATGTGGACCGATACCGGCCTCAACGGCGATGCGCAGCGTATCGAGCAGTTCGCCTGGATGCTGTTTTTTAAAATCTTCTCTGACAAGGACAAGGAGCTGGAGGTCATGGACGACACCTACCAGTCGCCGATACCAGCCCAGTACCGCTGGGACGCCTGGGCTGGCAACGACGAGGGCATGACCGGCGACGAGCTGCTAGCCTTCATCGACCGGGAGCTGTTCCCGACCCTGCGCAACCTGAGCTTTACCTCAGGCAACCGCCGTGCCTTGATTGTGCGCGAGGTGTTTGAGGGCAACAACAACTACATGAAGAGCGGCACCAACCTGCGTAAGGTGCTCAACAAGCTCAACGAAATCGACTTCAACCGCGCCAAGGACCGCCACGCCTTCGGCGACATCTACGAAAGCATCCTCAAGGGCCTGCAAAGCGCGGGCAAGAGCGGCGAGTTCTACACGCCCCGGGCCGTGACGCAGTTTATCTGCGATACGCTGGCCCCCAAGCTGGGCGAAACCGTTCTGGACCCGGCCTGCGGCACCGGTGGCTTCCTGACGGCGGCCGTGGAAACCCTCAAGGCCCAGACCAAAACCGTGGCCGACCAGCAGGAGCTGCAAAAGGTGAAAGGCTGGGAGTACAAGCCCCTGCCGTTTTTGCTGGCTACTACCAACCTGATTCTGCACGACGTGGAGGTGCCCAACATCACCTTCCGCGACGTGCTTGACCAGCCTCTGAGCGCCTATTCCCAGAAAGACCGCGTAGACGTGGTGCTGGCCAACCCGCCCTTCGGCGGCGTGGTAGCCAACGGCAATGAAACCAACTTTCCGGCCACCTTCCGCACCAAGGAATCGGCCGACCTGTTTCTGGTGCTCATCATGCACCTACTCAAAGACGGTGGCCGGGCCGGTGTGGTGCTGCCCGACGGCTCGCTCACGGGCGAAGGCGTGAAGCAGCGGGTGCGCCAGAAGCTGCTCGAAGACTGCAACCTGCACACCATCGTGCGCCTGCCTAACTCCGTGTTTCAGCCCTACGCCACAGTAGCTACCAACCTACTGTTCTTCACCAAGGGCACCCCCACCAAGGAAATCTGGTACTACCAGCACCGCCTGCCCGAGGGCCAGAAAGCCTACTCCAAAACCAAGACCATCCGCCGTGAGGAATTCCAGCCCATTGAGGACTGGTGGCACAACCGCCAGGAAAGCGAAGTAGCCTGGCGCGTCCCAGTCCAGACGATTATTGACAATGGGTATGACTTGGACATCAAGAACCCAAGCGCACGACCGGATGAAATTGAAGAATCATCCATCAAGATTTTGGAGCGTATTGACGACGAGCAAAATCAAATCCATGCCATTGTCGCTCAGTTGAAAGAGCTTATTTACGAAGTATGA
- a CDS encoding restriction endonuclease subunit S, giving the protein MKYRLGDICTIAKGATGIMKAVPGPYPMVTLAEERKQHNEYQFDAAAVIVPLISSTGHGHASIKRIHYQEGKFALGTILCAVIPKDESLLNPRYLFVYLQQFKDSVLVPLMKGAANVSLPLNKLAALEIEVPALAKQQEVIELAEVLTGHKDDLEVLLDAQEADTVKLRQALLREAMQGQLLPQDPTDEPAAVLLKKLQAAKAASGKAGKGKAGALFAEEAQAVEGPYALPEKWTWCKLGELVERSDSGWSPACANYPAAEGVWGVLRTTSVQKLQFLAEENKQLPAALTPRPQYEVQAGDILITRAGPKNRVGVCCVVDEVRPKLMISDKLIRLHLHEKQAYPKFIALALNIGVSAQFLEDVKTGMADSQVNISQDNLRATIIPLPPLTEQHRIVAKLEQLLQHCDALEQRIRESRRLAEQLLQTALREALSAPEAVNDLALTAKLGHQLTLL; this is encoded by the coding sequence ATGAAGTACCGGCTAGGAGATATTTGCACCATCGCAAAAGGGGCAACTGGCATCATGAAAGCCGTGCCGGGACCATATCCAATGGTAACGCTGGCTGAAGAGCGTAAGCAGCATAATGAATACCAGTTCGATGCGGCAGCGGTAATTGTACCACTCATTTCAAGTACTGGTCATGGTCATGCCAGCATCAAGCGAATTCATTATCAAGAGGGAAAGTTTGCACTAGGTACTATTCTGTGCGCGGTGATTCCGAAAGATGAATCACTGCTCAATCCTCGTTATCTATTCGTGTATTTGCAGCAGTTCAAGGACTCTGTGTTAGTGCCGCTAATGAAAGGGGCTGCTAATGTGAGCTTACCTCTAAATAAGCTGGCAGCTTTGGAAATCGAAGTGCCTGCATTGGCAAAACAGCAGGAGGTAATTGAGTTAGCAGAAGTACTAACGGGCCATAAAGATGATTTGGAAGTCTTACTTGATGCTCAGGAGGCCGACACTGTAAAACTCCGTCAAGCCCTGCTCCGCGAGGCCATGCAGGGCCAGCTGCTCCCCCAAGACCCCACCGACGAACCCGCCGCCGTGCTGCTGAAGAAGCTGCAAGCGGCCAAAGCAGCTTCGGGGAAAGCTGGTAAGGGTAAGGCTGGGGCGTTGTTTGCGGAAGAAGCGCAGGCGGTGGAAGGGCCTTACGCTTTGCCTGAAAAATGGACGTGGTGCAAGCTCGGGGAACTCGTTGAGCGTTCAGATTCTGGTTGGAGTCCAGCCTGCGCCAACTATCCAGCAGCCGAAGGAGTGTGGGGAGTACTTAGGACTACTTCTGTTCAAAAGCTCCAATTTCTAGCGGAAGAGAACAAACAACTGCCTGCAGCTTTAACGCCTAGACCTCAATATGAAGTACAGGCTGGCGATATTCTGATAACTAGAGCAGGTCCCAAAAACCGTGTGGGTGTATGCTGTGTGGTGGATGAGGTGCGTCCAAAACTCATGATTTCGGATAAACTTATTCGGCTTCATCTGCATGAGAAACAGGCTTACCCTAAATTCATTGCACTAGCGCTAAATATTGGTGTTTCAGCTCAGTTTTTAGAAGATGTTAAAACTGGCATGGCTGATAGCCAAGTCAATATTTCTCAGGATAATCTGCGTGCAACTATTATCCCCCTGCCCCCCCTAACCGAGCAGCACCGCATTGTGGCGAAGCTGGAGCAGCTCTTGCAGCACTGCGACGCGCTGGAGCAGCGGATACGGGAGAGCCGTCGCCTGGCTGAGCAGCTGCTACAAACGGCCCTGCGCGAGGCTCTATCAGCACCGGAGGCAGTGAATGACCTTGCTCTCACTGCTAAGCTTGGCCATCAGTTGACATTGCTATAA